The following are encoded together in the Actinoplanes sp. N902-109 genome:
- a CDS encoding calcium:proton antiporter, whose product MAAKISSYLSHWTAYVPVVAVAALILTWGRDLPPPVVVLSALLLAGAVLAAVHHAEVVAHRVGEPFGSLVLAVAVTIIEVALIVTLMISGGEKSQSLARDTVFAAVMITCNGIVGLSLLVGALRRRFAVFNPEGTGGALAAVATIAALSLVLPSFTTSRPGPQFSPAQLGFAAVASLALYLLFVMVQTRRHRDYFLPITTAGKVIDTEEHVDPPPARTALVSVGLLLVALVAVVGLAKGVSPAVESGVASAGLPQSVVGVVIALLVLLPETIAAVRAAARDRIQTSLNLALGSAMASIGLTIPVIAVAMIWLPGPLLLGLGGTQMVLLALTVVVGTLTVVPGRANVLQAGIHLSLLAVFFFLAASP is encoded by the coding sequence ATGGCAGCCAAAATCAGTTCCTACCTGTCCCACTGGACCGCCTACGTCCCGGTGGTCGCCGTCGCCGCCCTCATCCTCACCTGGGGCCGCGACCTGCCGCCGCCCGTGGTCGTGCTCAGCGCGCTGCTGCTCGCGGGCGCTGTGCTCGCCGCGGTGCACCACGCCGAGGTCGTCGCCCACCGGGTCGGCGAGCCCTTCGGTTCCCTGGTCCTGGCGGTGGCGGTCACCATCATCGAGGTCGCCCTCATCGTCACCCTCATGATCAGCGGTGGCGAGAAGAGCCAGTCGCTGGCCCGGGACACCGTGTTCGCCGCCGTGATGATCACCTGCAACGGCATCGTCGGCCTGTCCCTGCTGGTGGGCGCGTTGCGCAGGCGCTTCGCGGTCTTCAATCCCGAGGGTACGGGCGGAGCGCTGGCCGCCGTGGCAACGATCGCGGCGCTGAGCCTGGTGCTCCCCAGCTTCACCACCAGCCGGCCCGGCCCGCAGTTCTCCCCGGCCCAGCTGGGCTTTGCCGCCGTCGCGTCGCTGGCGCTGTACCTGCTGTTCGTCATGGTCCAGACCCGCCGCCACCGCGACTATTTCCTGCCCATCACCACGGCGGGCAAGGTGATCGACACCGAGGAGCACGTCGACCCGCCACCGGCCCGTACGGCTCTGGTCAGCGTCGGTTTGCTGCTGGTGGCCCTGGTCGCCGTCGTGGGCCTGGCCAAGGGCGTATCCCCGGCCGTCGAGTCCGGCGTCGCGTCGGCCGGCCTGCCGCAGTCCGTGGTCGGCGTGGTGATCGCCCTGCTGGTGCTGCTTCCGGAGACCATCGCAGCCGTACGGGCGGCGGCGCGTGACCGCATCCAGACGAGCCTGAACCTGGCGCTGGGGTCGGCCATGGCCAGCATCGGCCTGACCATCCCGGTGATCGCGGTGGCGATGATCTGGCTGCCCGGTCCGCTGCTGCTGGGGCTGGGCGGCACCCAGATGGTGCTGCTGGCGCTCACCGTCGTGGTGGGCACACTGACCGTGGTGCCGGGCCGGGCGAACGTCCTGCAGGCGGGCATCCACCTGAGCCTGCTCGCGGTGTTCTTCTTCCTGGCCGCCAGCCCCTGA
- a CDS encoding glutathione S-transferase family protein yields MSYVSTEGEFTRDQRYIATRITADGRDGYPVEPGRYRLVVSRACPWANRTIIVRRLLGLEDVLSMGVAGPTHDERSWTFDLDPDGRDPVLGIERLQEAFLKRYPGYDKGITVPAVVDVPTGQVVTNDFAQITIDFSLEWKQFHRPGAPELYPEALREQIDKINKYVFTDVNNGVYRAGFAGSQAAYEKAYHRLFDRLDQLSGILEHQRYLVGDTITEADVRLFTTLVRFDPVYHGHFKCNRSKLTEMPVLWAYARDLFQTPGFGDTIDFVHIKQHYYEVHRDINPTGIVPAGPDLSNWLTEHGRDKLGGRPFGDGTPPPPPRPDEVVAAGHGAA; encoded by the coding sequence ATGAGCTACGTGTCCACGGAGGGTGAATTCACCCGCGACCAGCGTTACATCGCCACCCGGATCACCGCCGACGGCCGCGACGGCTATCCGGTCGAACCGGGCCGCTACCGGCTGGTGGTCAGCCGGGCCTGCCCGTGGGCCAACCGGACCATCATCGTACGGCGGTTGCTGGGCCTCGAGGACGTGCTGTCGATGGGCGTCGCGGGCCCCACCCACGACGAGCGGAGCTGGACCTTCGACCTCGATCCGGACGGGCGCGACCCCGTGCTCGGGATCGAGCGCCTGCAGGAGGCGTTCCTCAAGCGCTATCCCGGGTACGACAAGGGCATCACCGTGCCGGCCGTCGTCGATGTGCCCACCGGTCAGGTGGTGACCAACGACTTCGCGCAGATCACCATCGACTTCTCGCTGGAATGGAAGCAGTTCCACCGCCCCGGCGCCCCGGAACTGTATCCCGAGGCGCTGCGCGAACAGATCGACAAAATCAACAAATACGTGTTCACCGACGTTAACAACGGGGTCTACCGCGCCGGGTTCGCGGGTTCGCAGGCGGCGTACGAGAAGGCTTATCACCGGCTTTTCGACCGGCTGGACCAGCTCTCCGGCATCCTGGAGCACCAGCGCTACCTGGTCGGTGACACGATCACCGAGGCTGACGTGCGGCTCTTCACCACACTGGTGCGCTTCGACCCGGTGTATCACGGGCATTTCAAATGCAACCGGTCGAAGCTGACCGAGATGCCGGTGCTGTGGGCGTACGCGCGAGACCTTTTCCAGACGCCGGGGTTCGGTGACACGATCGACTTCGTGCACATCAAGCAGCACTACTACGAGGTGCACCGCGACATCAACCCGACCGGCATCGTGCCCGCGGGCCCGGACCTGTCGAACTGGCTGACCGAGCACGGCCGCGACAAGCTCGGTGGCCGGCCCTTCGGCGACGGCACCCCGCCGCCCCCGCCGCGCCCGGACGAGGTCGTTGCCGCAGGTCACGGCGCTGCCTGA
- a CDS encoding SWIM zinc finger family protein, whose product MSVERWSPAQVEALAPDAGSLKGARSVAAPLSWQACGLIDDVVWGLCKGSGKNPYQVCVDLSGPAYKCSCPSRKFPCKHALGLLLLWSSNGVAEAPAPEFVTEWRAGRVARAARPARAADPAAAQKRADQRTERVAAGLAELSRWLDDQVQQGLATAERAGHRPYDAMAARLVDAQAPGAASAVRRLGTVAGIGAHWADRLLGDLALLRLLVAGHDRLAELPAELAATVRARIGFPVATEDVLATEPVRDQWQVLGQTDSDDGTITTRRTWLLGAGSGRFALHLSFAAPGQSLAADLVPGTSFDGDLCFYPGAAPLRALIKDRLGPTRPLARPTGALGLSAALDGWAAVVAAEPWRTDAPMLLADVVPSSDGHLTGPDGRSLPLAPGYREPWWLLAFSGGAPATVAGEWTPNGLRPLAAWAGGRFVPAGPPMPDGSAARSPELPPDLLATALVGTGRRPFTASTVAVGDTSVPVGQASLLEAAATALAYRRAGLTPVTGHDPVEPAPRETQAPVPAPAGLRLQRLLSDGGTQAQELLAQWLGAAVEHGGHAPPVTLPALLDAGRRNSIIRPAIGRVAGRRGQWLAALRPDWHWLRDESTGDPGPLDPDGWDTGTPGARLDHLTRLRRSDPAAGLALLRSTWAGESAEDRARFLGALRTGLSTADDEFLDSALDDRRKEVREAALDLLQCLPGASLGRRMAARALAAVRLHDGRLVVDPPDGLTPELRRDGVAAAPARGTGVQAWLLEEIIAGTPLSTWAFAGGPAEVVALARGHDWETPLLHGWAKAAIAQQAPQWAVELVRDDSLREAVRWDLHLLLPPAELARIAADFLRREDHLAHRLLAVHPGEWPDELAVAVVETIAHRARTDKHSWQLAELCRAAALAMPPRWTPHVTRLAAELELSADPSRVRPVSELARTLTFRREMLQEFA is encoded by the coding sequence GTGTCCGTTGAACGGTGGTCCCCCGCACAGGTCGAAGCGCTCGCGCCCGACGCCGGCTCGCTCAAGGGTGCGCGCAGCGTCGCCGCGCCGCTGTCGTGGCAAGCCTGTGGGCTGATCGACGACGTGGTCTGGGGGCTGTGCAAGGGCAGCGGCAAAAACCCGTACCAGGTCTGCGTGGATCTGTCCGGACCGGCCTACAAGTGCTCGTGCCCGAGCCGCAAGTTTCCCTGCAAGCACGCGCTCGGCCTGCTGCTCCTCTGGTCGTCGAACGGCGTGGCCGAGGCGCCCGCCCCGGAGTTCGTCACCGAGTGGCGGGCCGGTCGCGTCGCCCGTGCCGCGAGACCGGCCCGGGCGGCGGATCCGGCTGCCGCACAGAAACGCGCAGACCAGCGTACGGAGCGGGTGGCGGCCGGCCTGGCCGAGTTGAGCCGGTGGCTGGACGACCAGGTCCAGCAGGGCCTGGCGACCGCCGAACGGGCCGGCCACCGGCCGTACGACGCGATGGCCGCGCGGCTGGTCGACGCGCAGGCGCCCGGGGCCGCGTCCGCGGTGCGCCGGTTGGGCACCGTGGCCGGCATCGGCGCGCACTGGGCCGACCGGCTGCTCGGCGACCTGGCCCTGCTGCGATTGCTGGTCGCCGGGCACGACCGGCTGGCGGAGCTGCCCGCCGAGCTCGCCGCCACCGTACGCGCCCGCATCGGTTTCCCGGTGGCCACCGAGGACGTGCTGGCCACCGAACCGGTCCGGGACCAGTGGCAGGTGCTGGGCCAGACGGACAGCGACGACGGGACGATCACCACCCGGCGCACCTGGCTGCTCGGGGCGGGCAGCGGCCGCTTCGCGCTGCACCTGTCGTTCGCCGCGCCCGGTCAGTCGCTGGCCGCCGATCTGGTGCCGGGCACCTCGTTCGACGGCGACCTGTGCTTCTATCCCGGCGCGGCACCGCTGCGCGCGCTGATCAAGGATCGGCTCGGCCCGACCCGGCCGCTGGCCCGGCCCACCGGCGCGCTGGGGCTGAGCGCGGCCCTCGACGGCTGGGCCGCCGTGGTGGCCGCCGAGCCGTGGCGCACCGACGCGCCGATGCTGCTGGCCGACGTCGTACCCAGCAGCGACGGCCACCTGACCGGCCCCGACGGGCGGTCGCTGCCGCTCGCGCCGGGTTATCGCGAGCCGTGGTGGCTGCTGGCGTTCTCCGGTGGCGCGCCCGCGACGGTGGCCGGCGAGTGGACGCCCAACGGTCTGCGCCCGCTGGCCGCGTGGGCGGGTGGCCGTTTCGTCCCGGCCGGGCCGCCGATGCCGGACGGCAGTGCGGCACGCTCGCCCGAGCTGCCGCCGGATCTGCTCGCCACCGCCCTGGTCGGCACCGGCCGGCGCCCGTTCACGGCGTCCACAGTGGCCGTCGGGGACACCTCGGTGCCGGTCGGCCAGGCCTCGTTGCTGGAGGCCGCGGCCACCGCGCTGGCCTACCGGCGGGCCGGGCTGACCCCGGTGACCGGCCACGACCCGGTCGAGCCCGCACCGCGGGAGACCCAGGCGCCGGTCCCCGCCCCGGCCGGGCTGCGGTTGCAGCGGCTGCTCAGCGACGGCGGCACCCAGGCCCAGGAGCTGCTGGCCCAGTGGCTCGGCGCGGCCGTCGAGCACGGCGGGCACGCGCCGCCCGTCACGCTGCCCGCGCTGCTCGACGCCGGACGGCGCAACAGCATCATCCGGCCCGCGATCGGCCGGGTCGCCGGTCGGCGCGGTCAATGGCTGGCCGCGTTGCGCCCCGACTGGCACTGGTTGCGCGACGAGTCCACCGGCGACCCCGGCCCGCTGGACCCCGACGGCTGGGACACCGGCACCCCGGGCGCCCGCCTCGACCACCTCACCCGGCTGCGCCGCAGCGATCCGGCCGCCGGGCTGGCCCTGCTGCGCAGCACCTGGGCCGGCGAGTCGGCGGAGGACCGGGCGCGGTTTCTCGGCGCGCTGCGGACCGGCCTGTCCACCGCCGACGACGAGTTCCTCGACAGCGCCCTCGACGACCGGCGCAAGGAGGTCCGCGAGGCCGCGCTCGACCTGCTGCAATGCCTGCCCGGCGCGAGCCTCGGCCGGCGCATGGCGGCACGGGCACTCGCCGCGGTGCGCCTGCACGACGGCCGCCTGGTGGTGGACCCGCCCGACGGGCTCACCCCCGAGTTGCGCCGCGACGGGGTTGCCGCCGCACCCGCCCGCGGCACCGGCGTACAGGCGTGGCTGCTCGAGGAGATCATCGCCGGCACCCCGCTGAGCACCTGGGCGTTCGCCGGCGGCCCGGCCGAGGTGGTCGCGCTGGCCCGCGGGCACGACTGGGAGACGCCGCTGCTGCACGGCTGGGCCAAGGCCGCGATCGCCCAGCAGGCCCCGCAGTGGGCCGTCGAGCTGGTGCGCGACGACAGCCTGCGTGAAGCCGTCCGGTGGGACCTGCACCTTCTGCTACCCCCGGCCGAGCTGGCCCGCATCGCCGCCGACTTCCTGCGCCGGGAGGACCACCTGGCCCACCGGCTGCTCGCCGTCCACCCCGGCGAATGGCCCGACGAGCTGGCCGTCGCCGTCGTCGAGACCATCGCCCACCGCGCCCGCACCGACAAGCACAGCTGGCAGCTCGCCGAACTGTGCCGGGCGGCGGCACTCGCCATGCCGCCGCGCTGGACCCCGCACGTCACCCGGCTCGCAGCCGAGCTGGAGCTGTCCGCCGACCCGTCGCGGGTGCGGCCGGTCAGCGAGCTGGCCCGCACCCTCACCTTCCGGCGCGAGATGCTGCAGGAGTTCGCATGA
- a CDS encoding AAA family ATPase, which produces MTALRPHAEDQYADELALLAETDERPRPPGWRLSPQAVVTYLLGDGAKITPKYVGPRRLMEVAVATLVTDRALLLLGVPGTAKTWVSEHLAAAISGDSTLLVQGTAGTAEEAIRYGWNYARLLAEGPSEAALTPSPIMRAMQTGTIARLEELTRVPSDVQDALITVLSEKTLPVPELNTEVQAQRGFNLIATANDRDRGVNELSSALRRRFNTVVLPVPASADDEVEIVARRVAQLGRSLDLPEVPAAIDEIRRVVTVFRELRSGLTEDGRTRLKSPTGTLSTAEAISVLTNGLALAAHFGDGRLHPADVAAGILGAVVKDPVSDTVVWREYLETVVRERADWRDFYRAARDA; this is translated from the coding sequence GTGACCGCCCTGCGCCCGCACGCCGAGGACCAGTACGCCGACGAGCTGGCCCTGCTCGCCGAGACCGACGAGCGGCCGCGCCCGCCCGGGTGGCGGCTGTCCCCGCAGGCGGTGGTGACCTATCTGCTCGGCGACGGCGCGAAGATCACCCCGAAGTACGTGGGGCCGCGCCGGCTCATGGAGGTCGCCGTCGCCACCCTCGTCACCGACCGGGCGCTGCTGCTGCTCGGCGTCCCCGGCACCGCCAAGACCTGGGTGTCCGAGCACCTGGCCGCGGCCATCAGCGGCGACTCCACCCTGCTGGTGCAGGGCACCGCGGGCACCGCCGAGGAAGCCATCCGCTACGGGTGGAACTACGCCCGCCTGCTCGCCGAGGGCCCGTCCGAGGCGGCGCTGACCCCCAGCCCGATCATGCGGGCGATGCAGACCGGCACGATCGCCCGGCTGGAGGAGCTCACCCGGGTCCCCTCCGACGTGCAGGACGCCCTCATCACCGTGCTCTCCGAGAAGACGCTGCCGGTGCCGGAGCTCAACACCGAGGTGCAGGCGCAGCGCGGCTTCAACCTCATCGCCACCGCCAACGACCGCGACCGCGGCGTCAACGAGCTGTCCAGCGCGCTGCGGCGGCGCTTCAACACGGTGGTGCTGCCGGTGCCCGCCTCGGCCGACGACGAGGTCGAGATCGTGGCGCGCCGGGTCGCGCAGCTGGGCCGCTCGCTCGACCTGCCCGAGGTGCCCGCCGCCATCGACGAGATCCGCCGGGTCGTCACCGTGTTCCGCGAGCTGCGCAGCGGCCTCACCGAGGACGGCCGCACCCGGCTCAAGTCGCCCACCGGCACGCTCTCCACCGCCGAGGCCATCTCGGTGCTCACCAACGGTCTCGCGCTGGCCGCCCACTTCGGCGACGGCCGGCTGCACCCGGCCGACGTGGCCGCGGGCATCCTCGGCGCGGTCGTCAAGGACCCCGTCTCCGACACCGTGGTCTGGCGCGAATACCTCGAAACCGTCGTCCGCGAACGCGCCGACTGGCGTGACTTCTACCGTGCGGCCCGCGATGCCTGA